From one Shewanella sp. GD04112 genomic stretch:
- a CDS encoding HAD hydrolase-like protein has protein sequence MSLAEVKGVLFDLDGTLADTAPDLVQALNLSLSDVGIAAKPLADMRSAASHGSFALVDAAIPGADDSLRTQVQQGLLAHYQRINGDHCQLFDGIAPLLDWLELCRIPFGVITNKPARFTRPLLHKLKLSSRMPVMISGDSTRYPKPHTAPMLLGAQQLQCLPQQILYLGDAERDLLAAQAAGMLGGVALWGYLGEADTPYAWPAYAQFNSPSSLHSALSQALAK, from the coding sequence ATGAGCTTAGCTGAGGTTAAAGGGGTCTTATTCGACCTTGACGGTACCCTTGCCGATACCGCGCCGGATCTGGTTCAGGCCCTTAACCTCAGTTTGTCGGATGTCGGTATCGCAGCAAAACCTCTCGCAGACATGCGTAGCGCTGCCTCCCATGGCAGCTTTGCCTTAGTCGATGCGGCGATTCCCGGTGCGGATGATTCCCTGCGCACTCAAGTACAGCAAGGGCTCCTCGCCCATTATCAAAGGATCAATGGCGACCATTGCCAGTTGTTTGATGGTATCGCCCCCCTGCTCGATTGGCTCGAGTTATGCCGAATACCGTTTGGGGTGATCACCAATAAACCCGCCCGCTTTACACGACCGCTATTGCATAAACTTAAGCTCAGCTCACGTATGCCGGTGATGATCAGTGGCGATTCCACTCGTTATCCTAAGCCTCATACCGCACCTATGCTATTGGGCGCGCAGCAGCTGCAATGCCTACCACAGCAAATCCTCTATTTAGGCGATGCCGAGCGGGATTTACTCGCGGCTCAAGCGGCGGGCATGCTCGGCGGTGTGGCGCTGTGGGGATATTTGGGTGAGGCCGATACGCCCTATGCATGGCCTGCCTATGCGCAGTTTAACTCGCCATCGAGTTTGCATTCGGCCTTAAGCCAAGCATTAGCGAAATAG